A DNA window from Sporohalobacter salinus contains the following coding sequences:
- a CDS encoding RnfABCDGE type electron transport complex subunit D, with protein MSNKRDLVVTSSPHVSDNDSVPKIMYGVVLALLPATIVGVKTFGLHALWVILTCCVTALISEAVIQKMRGVKVTIQDGSALVTGLLLALSLPPGLPLWMAVVGTLVAIILGKQIFGGLGYNYFNPALLGRAFLLASFPVMMTTWQKPFVDAQAQATPLNLMKMQDKATPYYDLFMGTIGGSIGEVSALAVLIGGLYLLYKGYIDWRIPLSYLGTIAIFMTILGEDPVFHLLAGSVMIGAFFYATDMVTTPITKKGRWIFGVGAGILLVLIRIFGGYPEGVLYSILLMNMCVPIIDRYTVPTVFGEVTE; from the coding sequence ATGAGTAACAAAAGAGATCTGGTTGTAACATCTTCACCACATGTTAGTGATAATGATTCGGTACCTAAGATTATGTATGGTGTAGTTTTAGCCTTACTACCTGCAACTATTGTAGGAGTTAAAACCTTTGGGTTACATGCTTTATGGGTGATTTTAACTTGTTGTGTAACTGCCTTAATTAGTGAAGCAGTAATCCAGAAAATGAGAGGTGTTAAAGTAACGATTCAGGATGGTAGTGCTTTAGTAACTGGTTTATTATTGGCATTAAGTCTACCGCCTGGACTACCCTTATGGATGGCAGTAGTTGGTACATTAGTAGCAATTATATTAGGAAAACAGATTTTTGGAGGTTTAGGTTATAATTACTTTAATCCAGCTTTACTTGGGCGAGCATTCTTGCTGGCTTCTTTTCCAGTAATGATGACTACTTGGCAGAAACCATTTGTTGATGCTCAAGCACAAGCAACTCCTCTTAATTTAATGAAGATGCAGGATAAAGCAACTCCGTATTATGATCTTTTTATGGGAACAATCGGAGGTTCTATTGGTGAAGTTTCCGCTTTGGCTGTTTTAATTGGAGGACTTTACTTATTATATAAAGGATATATCGACTGGAGAATTCCACTTAGTTACCTAGGTACTATTGCTATCTTTATGACTATTTTAGGAGAAGACCCTGTCTTTCATTTGTTAGCTGGTAGTGTAATGATTGGTGCCTTTTTCTATGCTACTGATATGGTAACTACGCCGATTACTAAAAAAGGACGCTGGATTTTTGGTGTTGGCGCTGGAATTTTATTAGTTTTAATTAGAATTTTTGGTGGCTATCCAGAAGGAGTTTTATATTCAATTTTATTGATGAATATGTGTGTTCCAATTATTGATAGATATACTGTCCCAACGGTCTTTGGGGAGGTGACTGAGTAA
- the rsxE gene encoding electron transport complex subunit RsxE, whose protein sequence is MTELIKDFTRGLWAENPVWVLLLGMCPTLAVTTTAINGFAMGLATSFVLLGGGIVNSLLRNIIPDKVRIPSYIVVIATFVTIADYVMAAYVPNIHSFLGLFIPLIVCNCLILGRSEAFAGKNPVHRSAIDALGMGVGFTWALTLLGIIREIFGFGSAFGIQIFGDWFTPWIIMVLPGGAFITLGLVLGFFNFIKSK, encoded by the coding sequence ATGACAGAATTGATTAAAGACTTCACGAGAGGTTTATGGGCTGAAAATCCTGTTTGGGTCTTATTATTAGGAATGTGTCCTACTTTGGCAGTAACAACTACTGCAATTAATGGTTTTGCTATGGGATTAGCTACTAGTTTCGTGCTTTTAGGTGGAGGAATTGTAAATTCATTACTTCGAAATATTATTCCAGATAAAGTACGGATTCCTAGTTATATTGTAGTAATTGCTACTTTTGTGACTATTGCTGATTATGTCATGGCAGCCTACGTTCCAAATATTCATAGTTTTTTAGGACTGTTTATTCCTTTAATTGTTTGTAACTGTTTGATTTTAGGGCGTTCTGAAGCTTTTGCCGGTAAGAATCCGGTTCATAGATCAGCTATAGATGCTCTAGGAATGGGAGTTGGTTTTACTTGGGCTTTAACTTTATTAGGAATTATTAGAGAAATATTTGGTTTTGGTAGTGCTTTTGGAATTCAGATCTTTGGTGATTGGTTTACTCCTTGGATTATTATGGTGTTACCGGGAGGAGCTTTCATTACTTTAGGTTTAGTGTTAGGTTTCTTTAATTTCATTAAAAGTAAATAA
- a CDS encoding RnfABCDGE type electron transport complex subunit G, translating to MAQDDPKLKMIVVLTGIMIVSATVLTGIFVFTKPKIEAHKAQAKKEAILEVLPGSKEYKTVKKGGLELYKGYDDSGNLVGTAIQTEGSGFQSVIKLMLGLDLKEDKILAVKVLSHKETPGLGARMTEPWFQKQFKGKEFSDKFKAKEDVEAIAGSTISSQSVADIIENTIEEVESAIEGGGE from the coding sequence ATGGCGCAAGATGATCCTAAATTAAAAATGATTGTAGTATTAACAGGAATTATGATTGTTTCAGCAACAGTATTAACAGGAATCTTTGTTTTTACTAAACCTAAAATTGAAGCACATAAAGCTCAGGCAAAAAAGGAAGCTATTTTGGAAGTTTTGCCTGGATCTAAAGAGTATAAAACAGTTAAAAAGGGTGGATTAGAACTTTATAAAGGATATGATGATAGTGGAAATTTAGTAGGAACTGCTATTCAAACAGAAGGTTCAGGATTTCAGAGTGTTATAAAATTAATGTTAGGACTTGATTTAAAAGAGGATAAGATATTAGCAGTTAAAGTTTTAAGTCATAAAGAAACTCCTGGTTTAGGAGCTAGAATGACAGAGCCTTGGTTTCAAAAACAATTTAAAGGAAAAGAATTTTCAGATAAATTTAAGGCAAAAGAAGATGTAGAAGCAATTGCTGGTTCGACGATTTCTAGTCAATCTGTTGCTGATATTATTGAAAATACAATTGAAGAAGTTGAGTCTGCTATAGAGGGTGGAGGTGAATAA